From Nitrosopumilus zosterae, the proteins below share one genomic window:
- a CDS encoding Fe(2+)-trafficking protein: MSRICTKCKNPIPDTEQLGVVAEKYPTCNKCWAEWKEYQIMVMNEMKLDMSMLDHRKLLKKHEKIFVGVLSPEGEVIDYTNEDNRKPDEPTNA, encoded by the coding sequence ATGAGTCGTATTTGTACCAAATGTAAAAATCCTATTCCTGATACTGAACAATTAGGTGTTGTTGCTGAGAAATATCCTACTTGTAACAAGTGTTGGGCTGAATGGAAAGAATATCAAATAATGGTAATGAATGAGATGAAACTTGACATGTCTATGCTTGATCATAGGAAATTATTGAAAAAACATGAAAAGATCTTTGTAGGCGTATTGTCTCCTGAAGGAGAAGTTATAGATTATACAAATGAGGATAATCGTAAACCTGATGAGCCTACTAATGCCTAA